A section of the Marinoscillum sp. 108 genome encodes:
- a CDS encoding LytTR family DNA-binding domain-containing protein, giving the protein MNKIRALIIDDEELAREVIRTYLEKDETITLIGECANGFDGFKEINDQKPDLVFLDVMMPKLTGFEMLELLDEPPVVIFSTAHDEFAIRAFEQNAIDYLLKPYSYDRFADALTKAKSKLAMEVPSAKGLSEVVVQNKDHSGILSRVAVRTGSKIQIIPVGKIRYLEAMDDYVKLHTEQGVFLKQDTMKYYDEHLPAEDFIRIHRSYIVRIKEIARLELMGKDSHVVFLHDNTQLSVSRSGYALLKEALGF; this is encoded by the coding sequence ATGAATAAAATACGTGCATTGATCATTGATGATGAAGAGCTGGCCCGGGAGGTCATCAGAACTTATCTGGAAAAAGATGAAACGATTACTCTGATCGGAGAATGTGCCAATGGCTTTGATGGGTTCAAGGAGATCAATGATCAGAAGCCTGATTTGGTGTTTTTGGATGTGATGATGCCCAAACTCACTGGGTTTGAGATGCTTGAGCTGTTGGATGAGCCTCCTGTAGTGATTTTTAGCACAGCGCACGACGAGTTTGCCATTCGGGCATTTGAGCAGAATGCCATTGATTACCTGCTGAAGCCCTATTCTTACGATCGGTTTGCAGATGCCCTTACCAAGGCCAAGTCAAAACTGGCGATGGAGGTGCCTTCGGCGAAAGGCCTTTCTGAGGTGGTGGTGCAGAACAAGGATCATTCAGGGATTCTTTCGCGGGTGGCCGTGCGCACAGGCAGTAAAATCCAGATCATCCCTGTGGGCAAGATCAGATACCTGGAGGCCATGGACGACTATGTGAAGCTACACACCGAGCAGGGCGTATTTTTAAAGCAGGATACCATGAAGTACTACGATGAGCATCTGCCTGCCGAGGACTTCATTCGGATTCATCGCTCTTACATTGTGCGCATCAAAGAAATAGCCAGGCTGGAGCTGATGGGCAAAGACAGTCATGTGGTCTTTTTACATGATAATACACAGCTATCAGTGAGCCGGTCGGGATACGCTCTACTGAAAGAAGCACTGGGGTTTTAG
- a CDS encoding VOC family protein — protein sequence MKNKIYKAAIILSMGFITYVNPTETMAQTEALSSNQNSNDMSSFISIFEIPATDLSRAVNFYQAILNIKIEKMEMPGMEMGIFPYEGQLVTGVIVKGDGYNPSADGVTIYLNGGDNLQIILDKVEESGGKIIVPKTPHADESGFFAMFLDTEGNKMGLHSPN from the coding sequence ATGAAAAACAAAATTTACAAAGCAGCAATTATACTGTCAATGGGCTTCATTACCTACGTCAATCCGACTGAAACTATGGCTCAAACAGAGGCTTTATCAAGTAACCAAAATAGTAATGACATGAGTAGTTTTATATCAATATTTGAAATCCCTGCCACAGACCTATCAAGAGCAGTCAACTTTTATCAAGCAATTTTGAATATTAAGATTGAAAAAATGGAAATGCCGGGAATGGAAATGGGAATATTTCCCTACGAAGGACAACTGGTGACAGGAGTAATAGTGAAAGGAGATGGCTATAATCCTTCGGCCGATGGTGTGACCATATACCTAAATGGTGGAGATAATCTTCAAATCATACTTGATAAAGTGGAGGAGAGTGGAGGGAAAATTATTGTGCCTAAAACGCCCCATGCAGATGAAAGCGGATTTTTCGCAATGTTTCTTGACACGGAAGGGAATAAAATGGGATTGCACTCTCCAAACTGA
- a CDS encoding DUF5615 family PIN-like protein gives MKFLANENVPVSSVNYLKSKGYDITSIGVDEAGVSDQQVMDIATKQDRTIITYDSDYGELIFKYGFKPNAGVIFIRQQPTEPLETAKIIEQLTSNTTLSFERTLTVVDLNSLRQKKY, from the coding sequence TTGAAATTTCTAGCGAACGAAAATGTTCCGGTTTCAAGTGTCAACTATTTGAAATCCAAAGGCTATGATATCACCTCAATTGGAGTTGACGAGGCTGGAGTATCAGATCAACAGGTTATGGATATCGCTACCAAACAAGATCGAACGATAATAACCTATGATAGTGATTATGGAGAACTAATCTTCAAATATGGATTCAAGCCGAACGCCGGAGTGATTTTCATCCGCCAGCAACCAACTGAACCGCTGGAAACGGCCAAAATAATTGAGCAACTAACATCCAACACTACCTTGTCTTTCGAACGAACTTTAACGGTAGTTGACTTGAACTCACTAAGACAGAAGAAGTATTGA
- a CDS encoding serine hydrolase, with product MKKIPSLLTYFVIGFALALTPGCSLLPPLPDTVEQEVENALARGFDGIIVYVEQGGEPALYAAGWKNREDKIPADPHALFKIASISKLYIAAAAAKMVHEERLSLDKTLAEYLPELAGRIAHAEKITLRMMLKHRSGIPNFTDMPDYPWDNPPRDNREILELVLDRSAEFEPNKKYRYSNTNYLLIGAIMDSTLGHSHHQYIKEEILKPLGLNHTYSLLSEVDLDDVMSGYHVGYEPDIKYNDFIQPGGSMVATAEDVGIFLRALNDGSLFSEDEQAIYSSIYRYEHTGLLPGYQSIAQYHKELDAVVIQFVNTSGGSMWMKSEAVYRRVVRILKRQ from the coding sequence ATGAAAAAGATTCCCTCGTTACTTACGTACTTTGTGATCGGTTTTGCCCTGGCGCTTACTCCGGGCTGTTCATTGCTGCCTCCGCTGCCAGACACTGTGGAGCAGGAAGTAGAAAATGCCTTAGCCCGGGGCTTCGATGGCATCATTGTCTACGTGGAGCAAGGCGGGGAGCCTGCGCTCTATGCCGCCGGATGGAAAAACAGGGAAGACAAAATTCCAGCCGACCCTCACGCTCTGTTCAAGATTGCCAGCATCAGCAAGCTGTACATCGCAGCAGCCGCTGCCAAAATGGTGCATGAAGAGCGCCTGTCTCTGGACAAAACACTCGCCGAATACCTTCCTGAATTGGCCGGGCGCATAGCGCACGCAGAAAAAATCACGCTGAGAATGATGCTCAAGCACCGGAGTGGCATTCCCAACTTCACCGACATGCCAGACTACCCCTGGGACAACCCACCCCGGGACAATAGGGAAATTTTGGAGCTGGTGCTGGACAGGTCGGCTGAGTTTGAGCCCAACAAAAAATACCGGTATTCCAATACCAATTACCTGCTGATAGGCGCTATCATGGACAGTACGCTGGGGCATAGCCACCATCAGTACATCAAAGAGGAAATTCTCAAGCCGCTCGGATTGAACCATACCTACAGCCTGCTGAGCGAAGTAGATTTGGACGATGTGATGAGCGGATACCACGTGGGGTATGAGCCTGACATCAAGTACAATGACTTCATACAGCCCGGAGGCTCTATGGTGGCCACTGCAGAAGACGTGGGGATCTTCCTGAGAGCTCTCAACGACGGCTCACTCTTCAGTGAAGACGAGCAGGCCATCTATTCTTCCATATACAGGTATGAGCACACAGGCCTGCTGCCGGGGTATCAGAGCATTGCCCAATACCACAAGGAGCTGGATGCGGTGGTCATCCAGTTTGTGAACACCAGTGGGGGCAGCATGTGGATGAAATCTGAAGCCGTATACCGGCGCGTCGTTCGGATTTTGAAAAGGCAGTGA
- a CDS encoding T9SS type A sorting domain-containing protein codes for MKKSNLSICLLLLINTLLSAQWVPTGGPSGGNTYDIAQAGTSLVVAAGRGGVFKSVNNGVTWEPKNTTLPSNINAWRIKESNGLLYLITTFAIYISSDEGENWELSYSGIDSFSDLTIQDGTVYVYSHASSGVLYSEDNGANWVEKRAGNAEVKLRDLAFFNSAVYGGGQSLFRSSDNGDTWDAIEVEGLGPNGISSMTATEEVLYIADDGHVFSSHNGDEWVQTNIDLGGTILTMGISGDSVYLTTGDGMVFYTKDEGQNWTKIQNTKTNSIVNSVTFLEGKIVMCTSEGLFSSIDAGATWYESNYGMTAMPIESLAASESSLYVGTKGAGIFRSDLKGNWVQNNSGLSGSNALSIYDIIIVGDSVFLGSGGGVYAATIDGDSWTRLLDPGLNKSIQALHYDNGVFAAAVNGTGVYISNDKGNTWVLASNTGLNTDTSYESIYVQGDTIIVSNASLELFVSQDLGATWTDISIEEVYTTREVQIHQGRLYAGSDQGLYFSDDLGVTWVATAIGVYGIHGLVVGDGNLFVATNQGMFLGSDKRDEWYDVSDQLTNKSLTSLILAGDHFYAGTNGASVWQRNASEVNLPPIILEVNQTLIIEEDTPLELNLSHLSVDDDSDFPGNFTLTINDGENYSVSDAGILPDPNFNGLIHVDLTVNDGVNNSAPFWITIEVTPVNDIPVVTGTSSPTTTPEDTPLNYLGSNLLVEDPDNTFPNDFTIYIRPGDNYLISQNQIIPDLDFNGVLSVPIVVNDGIDSSEEFELQVNVTPVNDVPVINGNTNTYTTPEETGIQIPVTDFSIVDPDNAPEDFTLNIIIGENYTVSGNEILPNLDFNGILSVPITVNDGEDNSEIFNLSLEVTAVNDVPIITGINAALFTLKGTPVEIPLTNLLVEDPDNDFPNDFTLNVLPGDLYSVSGNTVLPSADFTGTLTVSVYVNDGTDDSEPFNISLEVFKALELESATSNTWEVYPNPTKDWLIIKSNNLSDAFQIKIYGMNGELIKGLEQITSVNHTIDLSSLQPGMYLLQILDGAKEHTVRFMKE; via the coding sequence ATGAAAAAGTCCAACCTCTCCATATGTCTCTTGTTGCTAATCAACACATTACTATCCGCACAGTGGGTCCCAACAGGGGGCCCGAGCGGAGGGAACACCTATGATATTGCACAGGCTGGCACATCCTTGGTGGTGGCAGCAGGAAGAGGAGGCGTATTCAAATCAGTGAATAATGGTGTCACATGGGAACCCAAAAACACCACACTCCCTTCCAATATAAATGCTTGGCGCATCAAAGAAAGTAATGGTCTCTTGTATCTCATAACCACTTTTGCAATTTACATCTCATCGGATGAAGGAGAGAATTGGGAGCTTAGCTATTCAGGCATTGATTCATTTAGTGACCTAACGATCCAGGATGGAACTGTATATGTGTACAGTCACGCAAGTAGTGGGGTGCTTTACTCGGAAGACAATGGAGCAAATTGGGTAGAGAAGAGAGCAGGCAACGCTGAAGTAAAGCTGCGTGATTTGGCTTTTTTCAATTCTGCTGTGTATGGTGGAGGCCAATCACTCTTCAGGTCTTCCGATAACGGTGATACCTGGGATGCCATTGAAGTAGAAGGACTGGGTCCGAACGGTATCAGTTCAATGACCGCCACTGAAGAAGTCCTCTACATCGCGGATGATGGCCATGTCTTTTCCTCTCATAATGGGGACGAGTGGGTACAGACCAACATTGACCTAGGTGGAACCATATTAACCATGGGTATATCGGGAGACAGTGTTTATCTCACCACTGGTGATGGAATGGTCTTTTACACAAAAGATGAAGGGCAAAACTGGACAAAGATTCAAAACACAAAAACCAACAGCATTGTTAACAGCGTCACTTTTTTAGAGGGTAAGATTGTTATGTGTACTTCAGAAGGATTGTTCAGTTCTATTGATGCAGGAGCAACCTGGTATGAAAGCAACTATGGAATGACGGCCATGCCGATTGAGTCTTTGGCGGCAAGCGAATCGTCTCTATATGTGGGAACCAAAGGAGCGGGAATTTTTCGATCTGACCTGAAAGGCAACTGGGTGCAGAATAACTCAGGACTGAGTGGCTCGAATGCATTATCTATCTATGATATTATTATTGTAGGAGACTCGGTATTTCTCGGGTCTGGAGGGGGTGTATACGCTGCTACCATTGACGGAGATTCATGGACCAGGCTCCTGGACCCTGGATTGAACAAATCGATACAGGCACTTCATTATGACAATGGGGTATTTGCTGCAGCGGTTAATGGCACGGGGGTCTATATTTCTAATGACAAAGGCAACACATGGGTTCTCGCTTCAAACACTGGTTTGAATACTGACACTAGCTACGAATCGATTTATGTTCAGGGGGATACGATCATAGTTAGCAATGCAAGTCTTGAACTATTTGTTTCGCAAGACCTGGGTGCCACCTGGACAGATATTTCCATTGAGGAAGTATACACAACCAGAGAAGTACAAATTCACCAAGGAAGACTCTACGCAGGGTCAGACCAGGGATTATATTTCAGCGATGACTTGGGAGTGACATGGGTCGCCACAGCAATTGGGGTTTATGGCATACACGGCCTGGTGGTAGGTGATGGCAACCTTTTCGTGGCAACGAATCAGGGAATGTTTTTGGGATCCGACAAAAGGGATGAATGGTACGACGTGAGTGACCAGCTTACGAATAAATCTCTAACCTCTCTCATTCTCGCCGGAGATCACTTTTATGCCGGCACCAATGGGGCCAGTGTCTGGCAGCGTAATGCCTCAGAGGTCAACCTCCCTCCTATTATTCTGGAAGTCAATCAAACACTGATTATAGAGGAAGACACACCTCTGGAATTAAACTTATCTCATCTGTCGGTTGATGATGACAGTGATTTCCCAGGAAACTTCACCCTGACAATCAACGATGGAGAAAATTATTCGGTTTCAGATGCTGGAATTTTACCTGACCCCAATTTTAATGGACTCATTCACGTAGACCTAACTGTAAATGATGGAGTCAATAATAGCGCCCCATTTTGGATCACAATAGAGGTGACTCCTGTCAATGACATACCTGTAGTGACGGGTACAAGCTCCCCCACCACCACCCCAGAGGATACTCCGCTTAACTATTTGGGCTCAAACTTGCTGGTGGAAGACCCGGACAATACCTTCCCGAATGACTTCACCATTTACATCAGGCCTGGGGACAATTACTTAATCTCTCAGAATCAAATTATACCCGACCTGGATTTTAATGGCGTCCTCTCCGTTCCGATAGTAGTCAATGATGGTATCGACAGCAGTGAAGAATTTGAACTACAAGTAAATGTAACTCCGGTTAATGATGTCCCGGTGATCAATGGAAACACCAACACATACACTACTCCTGAAGAAACTGGAATTCAGATTCCCGTCACAGATTTCTCAATAGTGGACCCCGACAATGCTCCTGAGGACTTTACTTTGAATATTATCATTGGGGAAAATTATACGGTATCGGGAAATGAAATACTTCCCAATTTAGATTTTAATGGAATACTGTCTGTCCCGATAACTGTGAATGATGGGGAGGATAACAGCGAAATATTTAATCTATCTCTGGAAGTAACTGCTGTCAATGACGTCCCTATAATAACGGGAATTAATGCTGCCCTTTTCACCCTCAAAGGAACCCCGGTGGAGATTCCTCTAACGAACCTTTTGGTAGAGGATCCTGACAATGATTTCCCAAATGACTTCACACTTAATGTTCTACCCGGAGATCTCTATTCCGTTTCGGGAAACACCGTATTACCTTCTGCAGATTTCACGGGCACCCTGACTGTGTCTGTTTATGTGAATGATGGAACAGATGATAGCGAACCGTTCAATATTAGCCTGGAAGTGTTCAAAGCCCTAGAACTGGAAAGTGCAACGTCAAATACCTGGGAGGTTTATCCAAACCCGACAAAGGATTGGCTTATCATAAAATCGAACAACTTGTCTGATGCCTTCCAAATCAAAATCTACGGCATGAATGGTGAACTCATCAAAGGCCTGGAGCAGATTACCAGTGTCAATCACACCATTGATTTAAGTAGCCTTCAACCGGGAATGTATTTGTTGCAAATTTTAGACGGGGCTAAGGAACATACTGTGCGGTTTATGAAAGAGTAG
- a CDS encoding type II toxin-antitoxin system RelE/ParE family toxin: MKRFEVSFLEEAVEFLDRLDEKAREKIIYNVKKAQMSNDKELFKKLTNDIWEFRTLFKKTYYRLFAFWDKTGSTETLILTTHGLVKKTGKTPKGEIEHAEQIRKRYFENK, translated from the coding sequence TTGAAGAGATTTGAAGTAAGCTTTCTTGAGGAAGCAGTAGAATTCCTTGATCGATTAGATGAAAAGGCAAGAGAAAAAATTATTTATAATGTTAAGAAGGCTCAAATGTCCAATGATAAAGAGCTTTTCAAAAAGCTAACCAATGACATTTGGGAATTCAGAACACTCTTCAAAAAGACATATTACCGCTTATTCGCTTTCTGGGACAAGACTGGAAGTACTGAAACACTCATCTTAACAACCCATGGGCTTGTGAAGAAGACAGGTAAAACTCCTAAAGGCGAAATTGAACATGCTGAGCAGATTAGAAAAAGATATTTTGAAAACAAATAG
- a CDS encoding helix-turn-helix domain-containing protein, which translates to MAALKTYTLDEVTDKFIGKRGTAKREAFEYELKLDLLGEAIKRARKERNLTQEQLGELVGVKKAQISKLENSLTDARFETIIKVFKALNAKINFNVELLNEHVELA; encoded by the coding sequence ATGGCAGCTCTAAAAACATACACCCTTGACGAAGTAACCGATAAATTTATCGGTAAAAGAGGAACCGCGAAAAGAGAAGCATTTGAATATGAGCTTAAGCTTGACCTTTTAGGAGAAGCAATCAAACGCGCCCGAAAAGAACGGAATCTCACGCAGGAACAACTGGGAGAACTCGTTGGTGTCAAAAAGGCTCAAATTTCCAAATTGGAGAATAGCTTAACTGATGCAAGGTTTGAAACCATCATCAAGGTTTTTAAAGCCTTGAACGCAAAAATCAACTTCAACGTGGAACTTCTGAACGAACACGTGGAGCTGGCTTAA
- a CDS encoding alpha/beta hydrolase yields MEKFTFVILCILLSGVQTTFGQHKTEIVIGSKFVIESNILDEERTCLISLPDSYNDSCLASKKYPVIILLDGYTHFKTASGIVHFMSSKRNRNNLMPESIIIAIENVDRERDFTVTKIKTKRPNTMGGGRSFLNFIENELIPYVDENYRTEPSRTLIGHSLGGLLTLNSYMDENSVFNAYISIDPSIWWSEEMMKNKVDSISSISLNKKLYIATANQGEANYERNKQRHDNLYTLITKRSEEPLNVEIKYFEKENHRSVPLIALYEGLMYINQEN; encoded by the coding sequence ATGGAAAAATTTACATTTGTAATTTTGTGTATTCTTCTTTCAGGAGTACAAACCACATTCGGACAGCATAAAACAGAGATTGTAATAGGTAGTAAGTTTGTCATTGAATCTAACATTTTAGATGAAGAAAGAACTTGTTTAATCAGTCTTCCGGATTCATACAATGATTCATGCCTTGCTTCCAAAAAATATCCAGTGATCATATTACTGGATGGGTATACTCATTTTAAAACAGCATCTGGAATAGTCCACTTTATGAGTTCCAAGAGGAACCGAAACAATTTAATGCCAGAAAGTATCATCATAGCCATAGAGAATGTTGACCGTGAGCGAGATTTTACGGTTACAAAAATTAAGACCAAACGGCCAAATACTATGGGGGGTGGAAGGAGTTTTTTGAATTTTATTGAGAATGAACTAATTCCCTATGTTGATGAAAATTATAGAACAGAACCCTCTAGAACCCTTATTGGACATTCTTTAGGAGGCTTACTTACATTAAATTCTTATATGGATGAAAATAGCGTATTCAATGCTTACATTTCTATAGACCCAAGTATCTGGTGGAGCGAGGAGATGATGAAAAACAAAGTTGATTCTATTTCATCAATATCATTGAATAAAAAGCTTTATATAGCCACTGCCAATCAAGGAGAGGCTAATTACGAGAGGAATAAACAAAGACACGACAATCTCTATACATTAATAACAAAGAGGTCGGAAGAACCTCTAAACGTTGAAATAAAATATTTTGAAAAGGAAAATCATCGCTCTGTACCATTAATAGCTTTGTACGAAGGGTTAATGTACATTAATCAAGAGAATTGA
- a CDS encoding DUF433 domain-containing protein codes for MEWREHVISDNNVLLGKPIVKGTRVSVEHIIGLLAQGWTEQQILDNYPRLTQESLQAVFAYIQECLKDGLLHSNA; via the coding sequence ATGGAATGGCGAGAACATGTAATATCGGATAACAACGTCCTACTGGGCAAGCCTATAGTCAAGGGAACAAGGGTTTCCGTGGAGCACATCATCGGTTTACTTGCTCAAGGGTGGACCGAACAACAAATTCTGGACAACTACCCGCGTTTGACCCAGGAATCTTTACAGGCCGTTTTCGCATACATACAAGAGTGTCTGAAAGATGGTCTTCTTCATTCGAACGCCTAA
- a CDS encoding MFS transporter: protein MKKSLISLAAGGFGIGMTEFVIMGILPEIATSMDITIPEAGHFISAYAIGVVVGAPLLTALGSKWPAHKMLIGLMVWFTVFNSLSGFANSYWSLMLFRFLSALPHGAFFGIGAVVASRLARPGKEAQAIAAMFSGLTLANIIGVPFGTYLGQEFHWSMAFFVVGIVGIITITSLRFWMPALAQSSEQSMSEDFQILKKAELWMVVLLTTIGTGGFFAWYSYIAPLITEVAGHDPGMVSYAMILAGCGMFAGNIAGAKLAEKMQPIYAVVLALGVMTLLLLANVYLAHDPVAVLVMTFIIGFGAFCVAAPIQMAMINTARGSEMLGSSLNQSAFNMGNASGAYLAGLPIAMGYGFTSADVVGALMAFAGVFLALGIIQMRKASRRKMAAAVEVVA from the coding sequence ATGAAAAAATCTCTTATTTCTCTGGCAGCAGGAGGATTCGGAATCGGCATGACGGAGTTTGTGATCATGGGCATCCTTCCGGAAATCGCCACCTCGATGGACATTACCATCCCAGAGGCCGGCCACTTCATTTCGGCCTATGCCATAGGCGTGGTGGTGGGTGCTCCCCTCCTCACGGCATTGGGCAGCAAATGGCCCGCTCACAAGATGCTCATCGGTCTGATGGTGTGGTTTACTGTCTTCAACTCACTGTCGGGTTTTGCCAATAGTTACTGGTCTCTGATGCTGTTTAGATTTCTCTCCGCACTGCCGCACGGTGCCTTTTTTGGGATTGGCGCAGTAGTGGCCAGCCGCCTGGCCAGGCCTGGCAAAGAGGCTCAGGCGATTGCTGCCATGTTTTCCGGGCTTACCCTGGCCAATATCATTGGGGTGCCATTTGGCACCTATCTGGGACAGGAGTTTCACTGGAGCATGGCCTTTTTTGTGGTGGGGATTGTGGGCATCATCACCATCACCAGTCTCCGGTTTTGGATGCCAGCACTCGCTCAGTCATCTGAGCAGTCCATGAGTGAAGACTTTCAAATCCTCAAAAAAGCTGAATTATGGATGGTCGTGCTGCTGACCACCATCGGCACAGGTGGGTTCTTTGCCTGGTATAGCTACATTGCCCCGCTGATTACTGAGGTGGCCGGGCACGACCCGGGCATGGTCAGCTATGCGATGATATTGGCAGGTTGCGGCATGTTTGCAGGAAACATAGCAGGTGCCAAACTCGCCGAGAAGATGCAACCCATTTATGCGGTGGTGTTGGCGCTGGGGGTGATGACTCTCCTCCTGCTGGCCAATGTGTACCTGGCTCATGATCCGGTAGCCGTGCTGGTGATGACCTTCATCATCGGATTTGGAGCCTTCTGTGTGGCAGCACCCATCCAAATGGCCATGATCAACACTGCCAGGGGCTCTGAGATGTTGGGTTCTTCCCTCAATCAAAGTGCCTTTAATATGGGAAATGCCTCGGGTGCTTACCTGGCAGGCCTTCCCATTGCGATGGGCTACGGATTCACCTCTGCGGATGTGGTAGGTGCGCTGATGGCCTTTGCCGGTGTGTTTTTGGCCCTCGGCATCATACAAATGCGTAAAGCATCCAGGCGCAAGATGGCGGCGGCTGTTGAAGTGGTTGCCTAA
- a CDS encoding helix-turn-helix domain-containing protein, whose amino-acid sequence MNYETFAPHPDLDAIVKCHWILEVPDDMEAPKQRVIADGCIEMCFILGDDVRRFTSETDYIIQPRAMVFGQITKPCYVQPTGYVNTFAVRFYPYGFANFITRPIRELADKETPLTSLFEEQSVRVLEQKIIEAPSTRSRIELVENFLLGKLKDQSIIENIVKSTIDALSQTKGKMSINSILKDDLSKRRNLERKFSKQVGISPKQLGKIIRLQAALKLILNNKGEKLTQIAYESEYYDQAHFIKDFKEFTGTNPKEYLSDDQMILSSLIYSKG is encoded by the coding sequence ATGAACTATGAAACCTTCGCACCTCATCCGGACTTAGATGCTATTGTAAAGTGTCATTGGATTTTAGAGGTGCCAGATGACATGGAGGCTCCTAAACAGCGAGTAATTGCTGACGGTTGTATTGAAATGTGCTTCATTCTTGGAGATGATGTGCGAAGATTTACCTCTGAAACTGACTATATTATTCAACCCCGAGCAATGGTGTTTGGGCAGATTACTAAGCCCTGTTATGTGCAACCCACGGGCTATGTGAACACTTTTGCTGTTCGATTTTATCCCTATGGTTTTGCCAATTTCATCACGAGACCAATTCGTGAATTGGCTGACAAGGAAACACCCCTAACATCTTTGTTTGAAGAGCAATCGGTAAGAGTGCTGGAACAAAAAATTATCGAAGCTCCATCCACCAGATCAAGAATAGAATTGGTTGAAAATTTCTTGCTAGGCAAACTCAAAGATCAATCAATTATTGAAAATATTGTAAAATCGACAATTGATGCCCTCTCACAAACTAAAGGCAAAATGTCCATTAACTCTATACTTAAAGATGATCTATCCAAAAGAAGAAACCTTGAGCGGAAATTCTCAAAGCAAGTGGGAATTAGTCCCAAACAGCTAGGCAAAATCATAAGGTTACAAGCCGCCCTAAAATTGATCCTGAATAACAAAGGAGAAAAATTGACTCAGATCGCCTATGAGAGCGAATACTACGATCAAGCTCATTTCATCAAAGACTTCAAAGAATTTACCGGAACAAATCCTAAGGAATATTTGAGTGATGATCAAATGATCCTTTCATCCCTTATTTATTCAAAAGGCTAA
- a CDS encoding sensor histidine kinase produces the protein MSHPVLRGSGNKVYLLVWVLMVFLHGTVLYFYYGWSLEISAADSLVYNLLFASIAPGFWYIVTFASLSKDDLALVGTHLAGATMAIFLWAALSGVALRFLFPDHQEYMAFLKRAYIWRLIIGVMYYSITVLVFYLIKYYQDLQERTHRELELQNLLKDSELRMLKSQINPHFIFNSLNSVSALTVSKPEAAREMVIKLSDFLRYSLGKDSVHMNTLAQELDNATLYMDIEKIRFGSRLRFEKEVDDACLKVNVPNLILQPIFENAIKYGVHESIHEVTIRLKCVGHPGMLEIHIGNNFDEESMPSKGAGIGLENVRRRLGLVYGRNDLLEVDQQDGEFMVKIKIPTENE, from the coding sequence ATGAGCCATCCCGTATTAAGAGGTTCTGGTAATAAAGTGTATTTGCTTGTCTGGGTACTGATGGTATTCCTGCATGGCACCGTGCTCTACTTCTATTACGGGTGGTCATTGGAGATCTCTGCGGCCGACAGCCTGGTTTACAATTTGCTGTTCGCCTCCATTGCTCCGGGTTTTTGGTACATCGTCACCTTTGCCAGCCTCAGCAAGGACGATCTGGCCCTCGTGGGTACCCATCTGGCCGGTGCCACCATGGCCATCTTTCTTTGGGCGGCATTATCGGGAGTTGCGCTGCGCTTCCTTTTCCCGGATCATCAGGAATATATGGCGTTCCTCAAACGGGCCTATATCTGGCGACTGATTATTGGTGTGATGTACTACAGCATTACAGTGCTGGTCTTTTACCTGATCAAATATTATCAGGATTTGCAGGAGCGCACCCACAGGGAATTGGAACTTCAGAACCTGCTCAAAGACTCGGAACTGAGAATGCTCAAATCGCAGATCAATCCCCACTTTATCTTCAACAGCCTGAATTCTGTCAGCGCACTCACCGTTTCCAAACCAGAGGCGGCCAGGGAGATGGTGATCAAGCTGAGTGATTTTCTGAGATACTCACTCGGGAAGGATAGCGTGCACATGAATACCCTGGCTCAGGAGCTGGACAATGCCACCCTCTATATGGACATAGAGAAGATACGTTTTGGCAGCAGGCTCAGGTTTGAAAAGGAAGTGGATGATGCCTGTTTGAAAGTGAATGTGCCCAACCTGATTTTGCAGCCCATTTTCGAAAATGCCATTAAGTATGGAGTGCATGAGAGCATCCACGAAGTAACCATCCGACTGAAATGTGTGGGGCATCCGGGCATGTTGGAGATTCACATTGGTAATAACTTTGATGAAGAGTCGATGCCTTCAAAAGGAGCGGGTATCGGGCTGGAGAATGTTCGCAGGAGGCTGGGGCTGGTCTATGGTAGAAATGATCTTCTGGAGGTAGATCAGCAGGATGGGGAGTTTATGGTAAAGATTAAAATTCCGACAGAAAATGAATAA